A section of the Rubrobacter aplysinae genome encodes:
- a CDS encoding succinate dehydrogenase translates to MFGLYSMIIVFFFPNGEGGQALLSPFYSPQVGLPGWMPGFVTAPMLVLWIPLGFRATCYYYRKAYYRSFFWDPPNCSETAQQHEPRKQYNGETALFVLNNIHRYFLYASIIVVAFLWYEAALAFFPGGAFGITVGTIILLVNIVLVSAYTFSCHSFRHLVGGNKDCNSCVNGRPSSNGGGAIKRLRRKTYNGVSKINKTHANWAWYSLFSLLIADIYIRLIQAGIITDFQIL, encoded by the coding sequence TTGTTTGGTCTATATTCCATGATCATAGTCTTCTTCTTCCCCAACGGTGAAGGAGGGCAGGCGTTACTCTCGCCGTTCTACTCACCGCAGGTCGGGCTGCCGGGTTGGATGCCGGGCTTCGTTACCGCGCCGATGCTGGTGCTCTGGATACCGCTCGGGTTCCGGGCGACCTGTTACTACTATCGCAAGGCGTACTACCGCTCCTTCTTCTGGGACCCGCCGAACTGCTCGGAGACGGCTCAGCAGCACGAGCCGCGCAAGCAGTATAACGGCGAGACGGCGCTGTTCGTGCTGAACAACATCCACCGCTACTTCCTATACGCCTCGATCATCGTGGTCGCCTTCCTGTGGTATGAGGCGGCGCTGGCGTTCTTCCCGGGCGGGGCGTTCGGGATAACGGTCGGCACGATCATACTGCTCGTGAACATCGTGCTGGTGAGCGCCTACACCTTCTCCTGTCACTCTTTCCGGCATCTGGTGGGGGGTAACAAGGACTGTAACTCATGCGTGAACGGCCGGCCGTCGAGCAACGGCGGTGGGGCCATAAAGAGGCTCAGGCGCAAGACCTACAACGGCGTGAGCAAGATCAACAAGACCCACGCCAACTGGGCCTGGTACAGCTTGTTTTCACTGTTAATAGCCGACATATACATAAGATTGATACAGGCCGGGATAATAACCGACTTCCAGATACTGTAG